In one Pangasianodon hypophthalmus isolate fPanHyp1 chromosome 22, fPanHyp1.pri, whole genome shotgun sequence genomic region, the following are encoded:
- the LOC113532929 gene encoding uncharacterized protein LOC113532929 — translation MEPSTKTLAEGCFGKVYKQKYGSTWAAMKKVPVHLITKDQLTRELRVYEKAQHKNVVRLLGSPWLQDGKWHIPLEFIFGEDLETAIFNIQKSKIQLTPSVKATIITGMCEGLNFLHSKDIVHQDLKPDNIMIEHGSHRAVIIDMGLAKFFKNGLSSAANMGNEAYSAPEIWQWKARDKRSDVWAMGKIIAELCARVRLPTHGVTPIKIKDTLKDNPYCSVVSRMVVANAAERATMAGVIGEIRQIEAGARRPNPGLGVQGGAWGPAFDLGARRKWGPLSPFPPEVKHLETPAIHMHHSPFPQPLPLFNVSGNAMANMFQPMPFPCPLPTDGMVVNHHELEFKQIVKRNGQVVKYEEVKITK, via the exons GAAAGTGCCTGTGCACTTGATCACTAAGGACCAGCTAACCAGAGAGCTCCGTGTTTATGA GAAGGCACAACACAAAAACGTGGTGAGGCTCCTCGGGAGTCCATGGCTGCAAGACGGAAAGTGGCACATTCCTCTGGAGTTCATCTTTGGAGAGGATCTTGAGACGGCCATATTTAACATACAGAAATCTAAAATACAG CTGACCCCGTCAGTGAAGGCCACCATCATCACTGGTATGTGTGAAGGCTTGAACTTTCTGCACAGCAAAGACATCGTCCACCAGGATCTCAAACCAGACAACATCATG ATTGAGCATGGATCTCATCGCGCTGTGATCATTGACATGGGTCTGGCAAAATTCTTCAAAAATGGCTTAAGCTCTGCCGCAAATATGGGCAACGAGGCCTACTCTGCTCCTGAGATCTGGCAATGGAAAGCTCGAGACAAGCGTTCAGACGTGTGGGCCATGGGCAAAATCATTGCCGAACTCTGCGCAAGGGTCAGGCTTCCAACCCATGGTGTGACTCCCATCAAGATTAAAGACACTCTGAAGGACAATCCATACTGTAGTGTTGTGTCCAGGATGGTGGTGGCCAATGCAGCAGAGAGAGCCACCATGGCTGGAGTGATTGGCGAGATCCGGCAAATTGAGGCAGGAGCAAGGAGACCAAACCCAGGTTTGGGTGTACAAGGGGGTGCCTGGGGACCAGCTTTTGATCTTGGGGCGAGGAGAAAATGGGGCCCCCTGAGCCCTTTCCCACCAGAAGTAAAACACCTTGAAACACCTGCTATACACATGCACCATAGCCCATTTCCACAACCTCTACCTTTATTTAATGTTTCCGGAAACGCAATGGCCAATATGTTCCAACCGATGCCCTTTCCTTGTCCTTTACCAACAGATGGAATGGTGGTTAATCATCATGAGCTAGAGTTTAAACAAATAGTCAAAAGGAATGGCCAGGTTGTTAAGTATGAAGAGGTGAAAATTACCAAGTAA